One genomic window of Gossypium hirsutum isolate 1008001.06 chromosome D11, Gossypium_hirsutum_v2.1, whole genome shotgun sequence includes the following:
- the LOC107927182 gene encoding acyl-CoA-binding domain-containing protein 4, with product MQTVMESFGAQMAKRKAMWLYPKVSGFNPSERWGHSACYSNGVVYVFGGCCGGLHFSDVLMLNLTTMIWKTLETTGQGPGPRDSHSVVLVGTKMMVFGGTNGSKKVNDLHVLDLVSKEWIRAECQGVAPSPRESHTATLIGEDKVVIFGGSGEGGANYLNDLHVLDLRTMRWTSPQVRGHIPVPRDSHSAIAIGNKLVVHGGDCGDRYLGDVDIFDMDTSTWSRLAVQGSLPGVRAGHAAVNIGAKVFIIGGVGDKHYYNDVWVLDVIACCWTQLDICGQQPQGRFSHTAILAESDIAIYGGCGEDERPINELLVLQLGKQHPNGRYNISMCKTFGSHWNQEKRRFLRVAPGNLKSIYFADIEVAKHGDNEAEQEAKHSSRFGSDTSNPKRIRTATAKAWEVEFEQEEHSLSLSQHSSPSQSDQEQAPLQKPPDSTMPQGLNLFKQFHHVPSNCQPYNVSNNHKQTRYTVHTMQQDPQFTRELQNPRKPEQYLHVGDTGRQGSGTQYSIVEQRHLEAGPIHNLLGAEVRGKVDGAFDSGFLVTANVNGKIFRGVLFAPGSGVISRGPMLAQSPSSTCQVSGAQPFLNSSNLEPLNPSQPPPTMRITPESGHSSRHLATSAASLATAKDPKLRSDLRDVVLTLGGPGTGPV from the exons ATGCAGACAGTAATGGAGTCATTTGGAGCTCAAATGGCAAAGAGGAAAGCAATGTGGCTTTATCCTAAAGTCTCTGGGTTTAATCCTTCTGAGAGATGGGGGCACTCTGCTTGCTATTCTAATGGGGTTGTTTATGTATTTGGG GGGTGTTGCGGTGGTCTACATTTTAGTGATGTTCTCATGCTAAATCTCACCACAATGATTTGGAAAACTCTGGAAACCACAGGGCAGGGACCTGGTCCTAGAGACAGTCACAGTGTTGTTCTTGTAGGGACTAAAATGATGGTGTTTGGGGGCACTAATGGTTCTAAGAAGGTAAACGATCTTCATGTACTGGACCTTGTATCGAAAGAGTGGATACGAGCTGAATGCCAGGGCGTCGCGCCATCACCTCGCGAAAGCCATACAGCAACACTTATTGGTGAAGACAAGGTAGTGATTTTTGGAGGAAGTGGTGAAGGTGGAGCGAATTACCTGAATGatttgcatgttttggacctTAGGACTATGAGATGGACTTCACCTCAGGTGAGAGGTCATATCCCTGTCCCTAGAGATAGTCATAGTGCCATTGCTATAGGAAACAAGCTTGTTGTGCATGGTGGGGACTGCGGTGATCGATACCTTGGAGATGTTGACATCTTCGACATGGATACTTCGACCTGGTCAAGG TTGGCTGTTCAAGGCTCATTACCAGGTGTCCGAGCAGGTCATGCTGCAGTTAATATTGGAGCAAAG GTTTTCATCATCGGAGGGGTTGGAGATAAACACTATTACAATGATGTTTGGGTACTAGATGTGATTGCTTGTTGTTGGACACAGCTTGATATATGTGGCCAGCAGCCTCAAGGCCGGTTTTCTCATACTGCTATTCTAGCGGAGTCCGATATTGCCATTTATGGAGG ATGTGGGGAAGATGAACGTCCGATCAACGAATTGCTGGTTTTACAACTCGGAAAGCAACATCCAAATGGTCGATACAACATTTCAATGTGCAAAACTTTCGGAAGCCATTGGAACCAAGAAAAGAGAAGATTCTTAAGAGTAGCACCTGGCAACTTG AAAAGCATCTATTTTGCCGATATCGAAGTAGCAAAACATGGAGATAATGAAGCAGAACAAGAAGCAAAGCATTCTTCTCGGTTCGGTTCAG ATACTTCAAACCCGAAGAGGATAAGAACCGCCACTGCAAAGGCATGGGAGGTTGAATTCGAGCAAGAAGAACATTCCCTTTCTCTCTCGCAGCATTCGTCTCCTTCACAATCTGATCAAGAACAAGCTCCGCTACAAAAGCCCCCTGATTCCACCATGCCCCAAGGCCTTAATTTGTTTAAGCAGTTCCATCATGTTCCAAGCAATTGTCAGCCTTACAATGTTTCAAATAACCATAAGCAAACCAGATATACTGTCCATACAATGCAACAAGATCCCCAGTTTACAAGAGAACTTCAAAACCCTCGGAAACCTGAACAATATCTCCATGTTGGTGATACTGGCAGACAAGGAAGTGGAACACAATACTCCATTGTTGAACAGAGACACTTGGAAGCAGGGCCTATTCACAACCTG CTTGGTGCTGAAGTTCGAGGTAAGGTCGATGGGGCCTTCGACTCCGGTTTCCTGGTGACAGCGAATGTTAATGGAAAGATATTCAGAGGGGTCTTATTTGCGCCT GGGTCAGGTGTCATCTCAAGAGGGCCAATGCTTGCTCAAAGTCCGTCATCAACATGCCAGGTCAGTGGAGCTCAGCCATTTCTAAACTCGAGCAATTTAGAACCCTTGAAcccatctcagccaccaccaaCAATGCGTATCACGCCAGAATCCGGTCACAGCTCTCGGCATTTGGCAACTAGTGCTGCTTCATTAGCAACAGCAAAAGACCCAAAGCTAAGAAGTGATCTAAGAGATGTGGTTCTAACACTAGGAGGACCTGGAACTGGCCCTGTTTGA